One Tunturibacter gelidoferens genomic region harbors:
- a CDS encoding beta strand repeat-containing protein has product MGKVIKTIAASLSITLIIFGLGCGSGITGPAAPSISQVTPQTIPAGSQTQTLKVTGANFTSAAVILWNGSPISTSLVSSTALTGTIGSNNLATPSTAKLQVQNQDTRAESQTIPVVVSATATGNSLTPLAITATSLPQATSGTAYSATLSATGGTSPYIWSFVSGNIPAGLNLSASTGILSGTPTTSGSYSFVLSVTDSSSPTLSTTATISLSVAPAAPIVPPTAPLTITSSALPTGTSGSSYSGVLQANGGAAPYLWSITGGSLPTGLTLGGSGLISGTPTTSGNFPITVTVQDSSSTPQTTALSLSLSIVAAGSPLSITSSTLPAAAATQPYSATLNAAGGTAPYTWSPSSSLPAGLSLASNGSISGTPTTSGTFPFNVTVTDSSSPTQTAHAAVTLSIAPTQLTITSSTLAPGTIGSSYSQSLQAAGGSAPYAWSVSSGSLPAGLSLATSGSVLGTPTATGTFNFTATVTDASSPAQSKSVPVSLTIAPATLAIISSTLPSGTVGAGYSVPIQAQGGTSPYTWSITSGSLPSGLIFVSSTGIVSGTPTASGTFNFTATVTDAASPAQSKSVAVSLTIAPATLAITSSTLPSGTNGSGYSNALEASGGTAPYTWSVTAGALPAGLTLGSTTGVVSGTPTASGSFTFTATVSDAASPAQSKSAIVSLSIAPATLNILTSTLPSATQGSSYSSTLRTSGGTAPFTWSITGGSLPAGLTLGTATGIVSGTPTASGSFSVTVMVKDSATTAQTATVTFSLSVVAAGSPLAITSSTLHSGTTNIPYTATLNATGGTAPYSWSITGGSLPSGFTLASNGTVSGTPATSGTVNFTATVSDSSSPAQTQSAPISFVIAPPALAIITSSLPSGTQGSAYSTGVQATGGTAPYSWSITSGALPAGLSLGTTTGIVAGTPTANGTFNITATVTDAESPAQTKSVALSIFITPPALAITTSAFAPGTQGTAYSASLLATGGTTPYAWSISTGSLPAGLSLSSSTGLISGTPTASGTFNFTATVTDAENPAQTRSASASLVIAAPALVINTSALPTGTQGVAYSNALAATGGTTPYSWSITAGSLPAGLSLSSSTGLISGTPTANGTFNITVTVADASNPAQTKSAALSLVIAPPALAITTTSVPAGTQGTTYSTALLATGGTTPYSWSITSGSLPAGLSLSAGTGVISGTPTANGTSNITATVTDASNPAQSKSVAVSLVIAPPALLLTTTSLPAGTQNTSYSKTLTATGGTAPYSWSIVSGSLPAGLSLSASTGIISGTPTASGSFSITVAVKDSSSTQQTATGAFTFYIAPPALIITSSSTLASGTANKSYSATLTASGGTAPYSWSISSGSLPAGLSLSASTGIISGTPTASGSFSITVAVKDSSSAQQTATATLSLAVAPPALAITSSSTLVSGTANKAYSSTLTATGGTAPYAWSIASGSLPAGLSLSASTGIISGTPTANGSSSITVAVKDSSSTQQTATATLSLTIAAGTPALAITSSSTLASGTTNKAYSATLTATGGTTPYSWSITTGSLPTGLSLAASTGILSGTPTAAATVSLTVTVTDSSSPVQTKSASVSFTITTPALTITTGTLTSGTDGTAYSAPMTATGGTPAYTWSITSGSLPAGLTLAATTGIISGTPTATGTSSFTATVTDNSSPAQTQSASAAITIAAAAPPNPGTTWYIRPDGGTRYSAHVTTGQCDGKADVAYSGTGTNQHCAFKDPRYLWDDQSYGNDAWVIAGGDTVILRGGPWRIGYDKAPGSCSGAGCGAGYTWCFGGGGNYGCYNPPIPAGTASQHTRILGENYASCNSGGVTTRSQLTQIFGGFGVTEALNLTGAKYVDVECLEVTRHSQCIAFGSPAIPASCTSGSADDYDSDGIHTDNTTHDLLMQDMWIHGHIGRGIKGPIGGLVTCLRCDIAFNGGAGWDFDDGNATPMVNGDWHFLYSTIEWSGCNQEYPAVHTIPVASCYSQSTGGYGDGVGTPHGTGLSATIDHSSFIYNTQDGLDLGHVDTGGPYTLSITNSIAYSNNGGTFKIGGNFGTTVLTNNVAIGDCIRMAYPITGTPSTYNANLADFCRSEDTLPFDFRQNSTITIANNTIVTYSPTIFDISCWDAPGVQDSNNNGCGGATLNFYDNIVVGYDNPATYNLGGQAGGPGAWYFQEPPPSGSKSGYVIGTINRSNNLYYGIGHGFTCPTGYASEKCVTPDFINQPAGTGSSFAQSELDNFNFNISSGSAAAGTGITYTGVPATDYNGVSRPNPPSMGAVEP; this is encoded by the coding sequence TTGGGAAAAGTAATCAAGACGATCGCTGCGAGTCTGAGCATCACCCTCATCATCTTTGGTCTCGGTTGCGGATCGGGCATCACCGGACCGGCAGCTCCAAGCATCAGTCAGGTTACTCCGCAGACGATCCCCGCGGGCTCACAAACTCAGACCCTCAAGGTCACGGGCGCGAACTTTACCAGCGCCGCCGTCATTCTCTGGAACGGCTCGCCAATCTCCACCTCCCTGGTCAGTTCCACAGCTCTGACCGGGACCATCGGTAGCAACAATCTCGCCACGCCCTCCACGGCCAAGCTGCAGGTGCAGAATCAGGATACGAGGGCTGAGTCGCAGACCATTCCCGTAGTTGTCTCGGCAACTGCAACCGGTAACTCCCTCACGCCGCTCGCAATCACGGCGACCTCCTTACCTCAAGCTACTTCCGGCACCGCATACTCTGCAACCCTTTCGGCGACGGGAGGAACCTCTCCCTACATTTGGAGTTTCGTTTCGGGAAACATCCCCGCAGGTCTCAACCTCTCCGCAAGCACCGGCATTCTCTCCGGTACCCCCACGACCAGCGGCAGCTACTCCTTTGTCCTGTCGGTGACCGATTCCAGCTCGCCCACACTGTCGACAACCGCCACAATCTCCTTGTCGGTGGCCCCAGCTGCGCCGATCGTTCCGCCAACGGCTCCCCTGACCATTACCTCGTCCGCTCTTCCCACCGGCACCAGCGGTTCGTCTTATTCAGGTGTTCTGCAGGCTAATGGAGGCGCCGCACCTTACCTCTGGTCGATCACCGGAGGCAGCTTGCCCACCGGCCTCACCCTCGGAGGCAGCGGTCTGATCTCCGGCACACCCACGACGAGCGGCAACTTCCCCATCACCGTAACCGTTCAGGACTCCTCCTCCACTCCGCAGACCACTGCCCTCTCGTTGTCCCTCTCGATCGTGGCCGCAGGATCACCGCTCTCAATCACCTCAAGCACGCTGCCTGCAGCCGCAGCAACCCAGCCCTACAGCGCCACCCTCAACGCAGCGGGAGGCACCGCACCTTACACCTGGTCGCCCAGCAGCTCTCTACCCGCAGGACTCAGCCTCGCCTCCAACGGCTCGATCTCAGGCACGCCGACAACCAGCGGAACCTTCCCCTTCAACGTCACCGTAACTGACTCGTCGAGCCCCACCCAGACGGCACATGCCGCGGTCACGCTCTCCATCGCACCCACGCAGCTGACCATCACGTCCTCAACCTTGGCGCCCGGAACGATCGGTTCAAGTTACTCTCAATCCCTCCAGGCGGCCGGAGGCAGCGCCCCTTATGCCTGGTCGGTCTCCTCAGGCAGTCTCCCCGCAGGACTCAGCCTCGCAACCAGCGGCTCAGTCCTGGGCACACCCACCGCCACTGGAACCTTCAACTTCACCGCCACCGTCACCGACGCGAGCAGTCCCGCACAGAGCAAGTCTGTTCCGGTTTCGCTCACCATCGCCCCCGCAACCCTCGCCATCATCTCTTCCACCCTTCCCTCTGGAACCGTCGGCGCGGGCTATTCGGTCCCCATCCAGGCGCAGGGAGGCACGAGCCCCTACACCTGGTCGATCACCTCAGGCAGCCTGCCTTCAGGGCTTATCTTTGTCTCTTCCACCGGCATCGTCTCCGGAACGCCAACTGCAAGCGGCACCTTCAACTTCACCGCAACCGTCACCGACGCAGCCAGCCCCGCTCAGAGCAAGTCCGTCGCAGTCTCCCTCACCATCGCACCGGCGACACTGGCCATTACCTCTTCCACCCTCCCCTCCGGAACGAACGGTTCAGGCTACTCCAACGCGCTTGAGGCGTCTGGAGGCACCGCCCCCTACACTTGGTCGGTCACCGCAGGCGCTCTGCCGGCCGGTCTCACCCTTGGCTCAACCACTGGCGTAGTCTCCGGCACACCCACCGCCAGCGGAAGCTTCACCTTCACCGCCACCGTCTCTGACGCAGCCAGCCCAGCGCAGAGCAAGTCCGCGATAGTCTCTCTTTCCATCGCTCCCGCAACCCTCAACATCCTCACATCGACGCTCCCCTCCGCCACTCAAGGATCGAGCTACTCGAGCACACTGCGCACGAGCGGAGGCACCGCGCCCTTCACCTGGTCGATCACCGGAGGCAGCCTGCCTGCCGGACTTACTCTCGGCACGGCCACCGGCATCGTCTCCGGGACACCCACCGCAAGCGGCAGCTTCAGCGTCACCGTGATGGTCAAAGACTCAGCCACAACCGCGCAGACAGCAACGGTAACCTTCTCTCTCTCTGTGGTGGCTGCCGGCTCGCCGCTCGCGATCACCTCCAGCACCCTGCACTCCGGTACAACGAACATCCCCTACACCGCCACTCTCAACGCCACCGGGGGCACCGCTCCTTACAGCTGGTCCATCACAGGCGGCAGCCTCCCCAGCGGATTCACCCTCGCATCTAACGGCACTGTCTCCGGCACACCGGCAACCAGCGGAACCGTCAACTTCACCGCCACCGTCTCTGACTCCTCAAGTCCTGCGCAGACACAATCCGCCCCAATCTCATTTGTCATCGCACCTCCGGCTCTGGCCATCATCACCTCGTCCCTGCCCTCTGGAACCCAGGGCTCTGCCTATTCAACCGGCGTCCAGGCAACTGGAGGAACGGCACCCTACAGCTGGTCGATCACCTCTGGCGCTCTGCCAGCCGGACTCAGCCTGGGTACAACCACCGGCATCGTCGCTGGCACCCCAACAGCGAACGGAACATTCAATATCACCGCTACCGTCACTGACGCTGAAAGCCCGGCGCAGACCAAGTCGGTCGCTCTCTCAATCTTCATCACACCGCCGGCGTTGGCAATCACAACCTCGGCCTTCGCGCCAGGCACTCAAGGAACCGCTTACTCCGCCTCCCTGCTCGCAACCGGTGGCACTACCCCATATGCATGGTCGATCAGCACAGGCAGCCTTCCTGCCGGTCTCAGCCTCTCCTCCAGCACGGGCCTGATCTCCGGCACCCCAACGGCCAGCGGAACCTTCAACTTCACCGCGACGGTCACCGACGCAGAGAACCCTGCCCAGACCAGGTCTGCATCCGCGTCGCTCGTCATTGCGGCACCGGCGCTGGTCATCAACACCTCAGCCCTTCCCACCGGAACTCAGGGGGTAGCCTACTCAAACGCCCTTGCAGCAACCGGCGGAACGACACCCTACAGTTGGTCGATCACCGCCGGCAGCTTACCCGCCGGACTTAGCCTCTCCTCCAGCACAGGCCTCATCTCCGGTACTCCCACAGCAAACGGAACCTTCAACATCACCGTCACCGTTGCGGACGCCTCAAATCCCGCCCAGACGAAGTCTGCTGCACTCTCACTCGTCATCGCTCCTCCTGCCCTCGCCATCACCACCACGTCGGTGCCCGCGGGAACCCAGGGCACAACCTACTCAACCGCTCTGCTGGCAACCGGCGGCACCACACCCTACAGCTGGTCGATCACCTCCGGCAGCTTACCCGCCGGACTTAGCCTCTCCGCCGGCACAGGCGTCATCTCCGGTACTCCCACGGCAAACGGAACCTCCAACATCACCGCAACCGTCACCGATGCATCGAACCCTGCTCAATCAAAGTCCGTCGCAGTCTCACTCGTCATCGCACCTCCAGCGCTTCTGCTTACCACCACATCCTTACCCGCCGGAACCCAAAACACGAGCTACTCGAAGACACTCACTGCGACAGGCGGCACAGCCCCCTATAGCTGGTCGATCGTCTCTGGAAGCCTCCCTGCCGGACTCAGCCTCTCCGCCAGCACAGGCATCATCTCCGGCACGCCCACTGCCAGCGGCAGCTTCTCGATTACCGTAGCGGTCAAAGATTCAAGCTCCACCCAACAGACTGCAACCGGCGCCTTCACATTCTACATTGCTCCGCCTGCACTCATCATCACCTCGTCGTCCACTCTCGCCTCAGGTACGGCGAATAAGTCCTACAGCGCCACCCTTACCGCGTCCGGCGGAACAGCTCCCTATAGCTGGTCGATCTCCTCCGGAAGCCTCCCTGCCGGACTCAGCCTCTCGGCCAGCACCGGCATCATCTCAGGCACGCCCACAGCCAGCGGCAGTTTCTCCATCACCGTAGCGGTCAAAGACTCAAGCTCCGCCCAGCAGACAGCAACCGCTACTCTCTCACTCGCAGTCGCTCCACCGGCACTCGCGATCACCTCTTCTTCCACGCTTGTCTCCGGCACGGCGAACAAGGCCTACAGCTCAACCCTCACCGCAACCGGCGGCACAGCCCCCTACGCTTGGTCAATCGCCTCAGGAAGCCTTCCGGCAGGACTCAGCCTCTCGGCCAGCACCGGCATCATCTCCGGCACGCCCACAGCCAATGGGAGCTCCTCGATTACCGTAGCGGTCAAAGACTCGAGTTCCACCCAGCAGACTGCAACTGCAACTCTTTCACTCACCATCGCGGCGGGCACACCTGCACTCGCGATCACCTCTTCCTCCACTCTCGCCTCAGGCACGACGAACAAGGCATACAGCGCGACCCTCACCGCAACCGGCGGCACGACTCCCTATAGTTGGTCCATCACGACGGGAAGCTTGCCCACCGGCCTCAGCCTCGCAGCCAGCACCGGCATCCTCTCCGGCACACCAACCGCAGCCGCAACTGTCAGTCTCACCGTCACAGTCACCGACTCCTCCAGCCCCGTACAGACGAAGTCTGCATCCGTCTCGTTCACCATCACAACTCCGGCGCTCACCATCACCACCGGGACACTAACCTCCGGCACCGACGGCACTGCCTACTCTGCCCCGATGACAGCAACTGGCGGCACCCCGGCCTACACCTGGTCGATCACCTCCGGCAGTCTACCCGCAGGACTCACCCTGGCTGCGACTACAGGCATCATCTCCGGCACGCCCACGGCCACCGGCACCTCCAGCTTCACCGCAACCGTCACTGACAACAGCAGCCCCGCCCAAACCCAATCCGCTTCAGCCGCAATCACCATCGCAGCTGCCGCACCGCCGAACCCAGGCACCACCTGGTACATCCGTCCCGACGGCGGCACCCGCTACTCCGCGCATGTCACGACTGGCCAGTGCGACGGCAAGGCCGACGTGGCTTACTCCGGCACCGGCACCAACCAGCACTGCGCCTTCAAAGATCCGCGCTACCTCTGGGATGACCAGAGCTACGGCAACGACGCCTGGGTCATCGCGGGCGGCGACACCGTCATCCTCCGCGGCGGACCGTGGCGCATCGGCTACGATAAGGCTCCCGGAAGCTGCAGCGGTGCAGGCTGCGGCGCAGGCTACACCTGGTGCTTCGGCGGCGGCGGCAACTACGGCTGCTACAACCCCCCGATCCCCGCAGGAACAGCCAGCCAGCACACCCGCATCCTGGGTGAGAACTACGCCTCCTGCAACAGCGGCGGCGTTACTACCCGCTCGCAGCTCACGCAGATCTTCGGCGGATTCGGTGTCACCGAAGCTCTAAACCTCACCGGCGCCAAGTACGTAGACGTAGAGTGCCTCGAAGTGACACGCCACTCGCAGTGCATAGCCTTCGGCAGCCCTGCAATTCCAGCCTCCTGCACCAGTGGATCGGCAGATGACTACGACTCTGACGGCATTCACACCGACAACACCACCCACGATCTGCTCATGCAGGATATGTGGATCCACGGCCATATCGGCCGCGGCATTAAAGGGCCCATCGGCGGTCTGGTCACCTGCTTGCGATGCGACATAGCCTTCAACGGCGGCGCAGGCTGGGACTTCGACGACGGCAACGCCACTCCCATGGTCAACGGCGACTGGCACTTCCTCTACTCCACCATCGAGTGGAGTGGATGCAACCAGGAGTACCCTGCTGTCCACACCATCCCGGTCGCCTCCTGCTATAGCCAGAGCACCGGCGGCTACGGCGACGGTGTTGGAACCCCGCACGGCACCGGCCTCTCCGCCACCATCGATCACTCCAGCTTCATCTACAACACTCAGGACGGACTTGATCTCGGCCACGTCGACACGGGCGGACCCTACACCCTCAGCATCACCAACTCCATCGCCTACTCCAACAACGGAGGAACCTTCAAGATCGGAGGCAACTTCGGCACCACAGTGCTCACCAACAACGTCGCCATCGGCGATTGCATACGCATGGCGTATCCCATCACCGGTACGCCGAGCACTTACAACGCCAACCTCGCCGACTTCTGCCGTTCTGAAGATACCTTACCCTTCGACTTCCGCCAGAACAGCACGATCACCATCGCCAACAACACAATCGTCACCTACTCGCCCACTATCTTCGACATCTCCTGCTGGGATGCTCCAGGCGTTCAAGACTCAAACAACAACGGATGCGGCGGCGCTACGCTCAACTTCTACGACAACATCGTCGTCGGATACGATAACCCCGCAACCTACAACCTCGGCGGACAAGCGGGCGGACCCGGAGCCTGGTACTTCCAGGAACCACCTCCCAGCGGAAGCAAGTCCGGCTACGTCATCGGCACCATCAACCGCAGCAACAACCTCTACTACGGCATCGGACACGGCTTCACCTGCCCCACCGGCTACGCCAGCGAGAAGTGCGTCACCCCCGACTTCATCAACCAACCGGCGGGTACCGGAAGCAGCTTTGCCCAGTCCGAACTCGATAACTTCAACTTCAACATCTCCTCTGGAAGCGCGGCAGCAGGAACCGGAATAACCTATACTGGCGTTCCGGCCACCGACTACAACGGTGTCAGCCGTCCGAATCCGCCTTCCATGGGAGCCGTTGAACCATGA
- a CDS encoding Ig domain-containing protein — protein sequence MRKVFRTLVTSITLALIFFCLDSTSPSQTANAATALAISTTSIPQATLEKAYSASLKATGGTVPYHWKVVSGTHPPGFALNGGTGLLYGTPTRDGSFPLTFSVTDSSKPAQTKTVSLTVAVATANASPSPLSITSATLAAGTDGTNYSSQLKASGGTPAYTWSITSGKLPAGLTLAATTGIISGTPTAAGTSSFTATVTDNSNPDQTKSAATSIAVAAEGSQQSGSGTSWYIRPDGGTRYSANATTGQCDGKADVAYSGTGTNQHCAFKDPRYLWDDQSYGNHAWVISGGDTVILRGGPWRIGFDKAPGSCSGAGCGAGYTWCFGGGGNYGCYNPPIPAGTASQHTRILGENYASCNSGGVTTRSQLTQIFGGFGVTEALNLTGAKYVDVECLEVTRHSQCIAFGSPAVPASCVSGSADDYDSDGIHTDNTTHDLLMQDLWIHGHIGRGIKGPIGGLVTCLRCDIAFNGGAGWDFDDGSATPMVNGDWHFLYSTIEWSGCNQEYPAVHTIPVASCYGQSDGGYGDGVGTPHGTGLSATIDHSKFIYNTQDGLDLGHIDTGGPYTLSITNSIAYSNSGGTFKIGGNFGTAMITNNVAIGDCDRMAYPISGAPSTYNAHLGDFCRASDAFPFDFRQNSTFTIANNTIVTYAPTIFDISCWDAPGVQGANGKGCGGATLNFHDNIVVGYDNPATYPLGSQVGGPGAWYFQEAAPSGSKSGTVIGTINRSNNLYYGIGHGFTCPTGYSSEKCVTPDFDKQPTGNGTSFTPTELDNFNFNISSGSAAAGTGVTYSGVPATDYNGVSRPNPPSMGAVEP from the coding sequence TTGCGAAAAGTATTCAGAACCCTCGTAACCAGCATCACCCTCGCACTTATCTTCTTCTGTCTGGATTCGACCTCCCCGTCACAGACAGCGAACGCCGCCACAGCGCTTGCCATCAGCACCACCTCGATACCCCAAGCTACCCTTGAGAAGGCCTATAGCGCCTCTCTCAAAGCGACCGGCGGCACCGTGCCTTACCACTGGAAGGTTGTTTCTGGCACTCATCCCCCAGGGTTCGCTCTCAACGGTGGCACAGGCCTGCTCTACGGCACACCGACGAGGGACGGATCGTTCCCGCTTACCTTCTCTGTGACGGACTCCTCAAAGCCGGCCCAGACCAAGACCGTCAGCCTCACCGTTGCTGTTGCAACTGCCAACGCCTCACCCTCGCCACTCTCGATCACCTCGGCGACGCTAGCCGCAGGTACCGACGGCACAAACTATTCTTCGCAGTTGAAGGCCAGTGGCGGCACTCCGGCCTACACCTGGTCGATCACCTCCGGCAAACTGCCCGCAGGGCTCACCCTGGCTGCGACCACCGGCATCATCTCCGGCACACCCACCGCCGCCGGCACCTCCAGCTTCACTGCAACCGTCACCGACAACAGCAACCCAGACCAGACCAAATCCGCTGCGACCTCCATCGCCGTTGCCGCGGAAGGATCGCAGCAGAGCGGCTCTGGCACGAGCTGGTACATCCGTCCCGACGGCGGAACGCGTTACTCCGCGAACGCCACGACCGGCCAGTGCGACGGCAAGGCCGACGTAGCTTACTCCGGCACCGGCACCAACCAGCACTGCGCCTTCAAGGATCCCCGCTATCTCTGGGATGACCAGAGCTACGGCAACCACGCCTGGGTCATCTCCGGCGGCGATACGGTCATCCTCCGCGGCGGACCGTGGCGCATCGGCTTCGATAAGGCTCCCGGCAGCTGCAGCGGCGCAGGCTGCGGCGCAGGCTACACCTGGTGCTTCGGCGGCGGCGGAAACTACGGCTGCTACAACCCCCCAATCCCCGCAGGAACGGCCAGCCAGCACACCCGCATCCTGGGTGAAAACTACGCCTCCTGCAACAGCGGCGGCGTTACTACCCGCTCGCAGCTCACGCAGATCTTCGGCGGATTCGGCGTCACCGAAGCGCTCAACCTCACCGGAGCGAAGTACGTCGATGTAGAGTGCCTCGAAGTGACTCGCCACTCACAGTGCATCGCATTTGGCAGTCCTGCAGTTCCAGCAAGCTGCGTCAGCGGTTCGGCAGACGACTACGACTCCGACGGCATCCACACCGACAACACCACCCACGATCTACTCATGCAGGACCTCTGGATTCACGGTCACATCGGCCGCGGCATCAAGGGACCCATCGGCGGCCTGGTTACCTGCCTCAGATGCGATATAGCCTTTAACGGCGGCGCAGGCTGGGACTTCGACGATGGCAGCGCCACTCCCATGGTCAACGGCGACTGGCACTTCCTCTACTCCACCATCGAGTGGAGCGGATGCAACCAGGAGTACCCGGCAGTCCACACCATCCCTGTCGCCTCCTGCTACGGCCAGAGCGATGGCGGATACGGTGACGGCGTCGGCACCCCGCACGGCACCGGTCTCTCCGCCACCATCGACCACTCGAAGTTCATCTACAACACTCAGGATGGACTTGACCTCGGCCACATCGACACCGGCGGACCCTACACCCTCAGCATCACCAACTCCATCGCCTACTCCAACAGCGGAGGAACCTTCAAGATCGGAGGCAACTTCGGCACCGCGATGATCACCAACAATGTGGCCATCGGAGACTGCGACAGAATGGCTTACCCGATCAGCGGAGCGCCGAGCACTTACAACGCCCATCTCGGAGACTTCTGCCGGGCAAGCGATGCCTTCCCCTTCGACTTCCGCCAGAACAGCACCTTCACCATCGCCAACAACACCATCGTGACCTACGCACCCACCATCTTCGATATCTCCTGCTGGGACGCTCCAGGCGTCCAGGGAGCAAACGGTAAGGGATGCGGCGGAGCCACGTTGAACTTCCACGACAACATCGTCGTCGGCTATGACAATCCCGCTACCTACCCCCTGGGCAGTCAGGTAGGCGGACCCGGAGCCTGGTACTTCCAGGAAGCAGCCCCCAGTGGGAGCAAGTCTGGCACCGTCATCGGCACGATCAATCGCAGCAACAACCTCTACTACGGCATCGGCCACGGCTTCACCTGCCCCACCGGCTACTCCAGCGAGAAGTGCGTCACCCCGGACTTCGACAAGCAGCCCACTGGAAACGGTACGAGCTTCACCCCTACCGAACTCGATAACTTCAACTTCAACATCTCTTCAGGAAGCGCGGCAGCAGGAACAGGAGTCACCTACTCCGGCGTTCCGGCCACCGACTACAACGGAGTCAGTCGTCCGAACCCGCCCTCCATGGGAGCTGTCGAACCATAA
- a CDS encoding glycosyltransferase family 4 protein yields MSEDTRRPTVFMMDLWATVPYYTAYLSKALLKKHVNLMVGSISYYLDPGCFSNRGIMLDPGLMDVVGKFRLPRLPRRVLKLLESLLNLAALAVRFLISSPDVVHVQFLPMLTSRLPLDLWFVQFCRRRGSKIVLTVHDLLPHNTGESHKQIFHDLYQMADRIICHSESIRERLAVEFSVKGEKVAVIPHGPFFYDLPATAEQTLQSFELDPRKMLVLWQGIISPYKGIDLLLEAWRNVEATVENVDLLIVGTGPTELLDQIREQIRSLKLRRVRLHPRFISTEELLALYRAADIVVYPYGAITTSGALATGLALGKTIVASDLPVFRELLTDRENVFFFDPQRPVELADALVQLLEDALLRERLAENVRKMNFGEESWLSIADKTIECYKFVQPLRLWYKN; encoded by the coding sequence GTGAGCGAAGATACCCGGCGACCAACCGTCTTCATGATGGATCTCTGGGCCACTGTGCCCTACTACACGGCGTATCTGTCGAAGGCGCTCCTGAAGAAACACGTCAATCTCATGGTCGGTTCCATCTCTTACTATCTCGACCCCGGTTGCTTTTCAAATCGCGGCATCATGCTCGACCCAGGATTGATGGACGTAGTCGGCAAGTTCCGATTGCCGCGACTCCCACGCAGAGTTCTGAAGCTCCTTGAATCACTTCTCAATCTCGCTGCGCTGGCGGTGCGCTTCCTCATCTCTTCGCCCGATGTTGTCCATGTGCAGTTTCTTCCCATGCTGACCTCGCGCCTACCGCTCGATCTCTGGTTCGTTCAGTTCTGCCGCCGACGCGGCTCTAAGATCGTGCTGACGGTCCACGATCTTCTTCCCCATAACACCGGCGAGAGTCACAAGCAGATCTTCCACGACCTCTATCAAATGGCCGACCGGATCATCTGTCACTCGGAGAGCATTCGAGAGAGACTCGCGGTTGAGTTCTCAGTGAAAGGAGAAAAGGTCGCGGTCATCCCTCATGGTCCGTTCTTCTACGACCTCCCTGCCACTGCCGAACAAACATTGCAGAGCTTCGAGCTGGATCCACGAAAGATGCTCGTGCTATGGCAAGGCATCATCTCTCCCTACAAGGGAATCGATCTCCTCCTCGAGGCCTGGCGGAACGTTGAAGCAACCGTCGAGAACGTCGACCTGCTGATCGTTGGTACAGGACCAACAGAACTACTCGATCAAATTCGCGAACAAATTCGCAGCCTGAAACTCCGGCGCGTCCGGCTTCACCCACGCTTCATCTCCACGGAAGAGCTCTTAGCCCTCTATCGAGCCGCAGACATCGTCGTCTATCCGTATGGCGCGATTACGACCAGCGGAGCGCTTGCAACCGGGCTGGCCTTAGGCAAAACCATCGTCGCCAGCGATCTGCCCGTCTTTCGTGAGCTGCTCACCGACCGCGAAAATGTATTTTTCTTCGACCCCCAAAGACCAGTCGAACTTGCCGATGCGCTCGTTCAGCTCCTGGAAGATGCTCTTTTAAGAGAACGACTTGCAGAAAATGTGCGGAAGATGAACTTTGGAGAGGAATCCTGGTTGTCAATTGCGGATAAAACAATTGAGTGTTACAAATTCGTTCAGCCTCTCCGGCTATGGTATAAAAATTAA